In Carya illinoinensis cultivar Pawnee chromosome 16, C.illinoinensisPawnee_v1, whole genome shotgun sequence, a single window of DNA contains:
- the LOC122299188 gene encoding probable disease resistance protein At4g27220 gives MEIIFSIVGKIGEYSVRPIGEQFGYIISYKSNIENLKKKIPMLAQKKEEVQQSLDRAQWFQVVVPGDVKPWQTDVEKKIEEVQKFLEQDVNANGMCLNGWCLDVKLRYSLGKKAQKNTQAVDDLLEKGKDYARVCTDKTPLEVRLSSTDEQFKDFESRKSMIGDVLESLQDENIDMIALYGMGGIGKTKMAKEIERRVKSDNLFHKVATAVVSQSPSLETIQCELAEMLGCSLNSTTSRGRAQELYSRLTENKNVLVILDDVWEPLDFEAIGVYHAVQEKSCKILLTSRNEETCNVMRIQKIFQVGLLSEEEAWNLFIKMTGDCTNTSNLISIAEQVVKECGRLPLAIVIVGSLLSNKSDKNQWKAALQQLKRSRPLDINGQHSKVYSSIELSYNYIKSDDAKSCFLLCCLYPEDHDIPIEHLVRYGVAKRFFKGLDTVEETRLQVHKIVEDLRRSNLLLNSHKDKCVKMHDVVRDLAISIASKEENGFMVKLDKGLKDWPPTDRSYDSYTAISLLLEEMKGHPTELKCPKLQLLRLSCLNHSKTFPGNFFNGMKELEMLSMKKGCFSSTSLPLSIQILKNLRMLNLQSCRLGDVSAIGTLGNLEILGFPDSNIKELPLEIGNLSRLKLLDMKGCDSLNRIAAGVLSGLSQLEELYVGEFTNWGCTTKMEGNGEVTNNNASLAELIHYSSQLVVLEISVPSILCLPKNLHFINSDFRFDIEIGDVGIGDIGIFDIKIVDMQNRRKGRYLFENTLLFEIEDASDLEEHQTIRSLLKKAVVLEVTIAKNSKHIWFEKEHKGILPCSLKELSISRCEDLEYLLEATSDSSPPNTFHLLESLSLCTLPRFTGICNSTDSVEITLTTQDQKQNVSGTENQMKMLALFPHNLIESLKNLQLLHADRCDLLEVIFELEGLNAEESNIFNNLTELKLSSLPKLLHIWKKGPREIKGFNYLRQLGVRGCHSLKCLFPPSIAKLLVKLEDITVRNCNEMEEILAKESGDEENRDVIAFPLVKVLTLQHLPKLECFYTENNHAFEWPSLHLLSITGCPQLKMFVSTSTKTPKLKGVLMGHEAFQPMIEGDINATIQHIIKEKGFNDRFDFSSRWVRDL, from the exons atggaaattattttttcaattgttgGAAAAATAGGAGAATACTCGGTCCGTCCAATTGGGGAACAGTTTGGCTATATTATTTCCTACAAGAGCAATATCGAAaatcttaaaaagaaaattccaaTGCTAGCTCagaagaaagaggaagtgcAGCAATCTCTTGATAGAGCCCAATGGTTTCAAGTAGTAGTTCCAGGGGATGTTAAGCCGTGGCAGACAGAtgtggagaaaaaaattgaggAGGTGCAGAAATTCCTTGAACAAGATGTCAATGCTAATGGGATGTGCTTGAATGGTTGGTGTCTGGATGTGAAGTTACGCTATTCTTTGGGTAAGAAAGCTCAAAAGAATACTCAAGCCGTCGATGACTTGCTAGAAAAAGGTAAAGATTATGCTAGGGTGTGCACTGATAAAACTCCATTGGAAGTAAGGTTATCATCCACAGATGAACAGTTTAAAGATTTTGAATCACGAAAATCGATGATTGGAGATGTTTTGGAATCTCTACAAGATGAAAATATCGACATGATTGCATTATACGGTATGGGAGGGATCGGCAAGACAAAAATGGccaaagagattgagagaagagTGAAGTCTGATAATTTATTCCATAAAGTTGCCACTGCGGTTGTGTCTCAAAGTCCAAGCTTGGAAACGATTCAATGTGAACTTGCAGAAATGCTAGGTTGTAGTCTTAATTCAACGACTTCACGTGGAAGAGCACAAGAATTATATTCAAGATTGACTGAGAATAAGAATGTCCTTGTGATATTAGATGATGTTTGGGAACCACTTGATTTTGAGGCTATTGGAGTTTATCATGCAGTTCAAGAAAAGAGCTGCAAAATATTGTTGACATCGAGAAATGAAGAAACTTGCAATGTGATGAGAATTCAGAAGATTTTTCAAGTTGGACTTTTATCTGAAGAAGAAGCGTGGAATCTTTTCATAAAGATGACAGGTGATTGTACGAATACCTCCAATCTAATCTCAATTGCAGAACAGGTTGTGAAGGAATGTGGACGTTTACCCCTTGCCATTGTGATAGTTGGAAGTCTTCTTAGCAACAAAAGCGACAAAAATCAGTGGAAAGCCGCACTTCAACAACTTAAAAGGTCTAGGCCACTAGATATCAATGGTCAGCATTCAAAGGTATATTCTAGCATAGAGCTCAGTTACAACTATATAAAAAGTGACGATGCCAAATCATGCTTTTTGCTATGTTGTTTGTATCCTGAAGATCATGATATTCCGATTGAACATTTAGTCAGGTATGGAGTTGCAAAAAGGTTTTTTAAAGGCTTGGATACTGTGGAAGAAACAAGACTACAGGTCCATAAGATAGTTGAGGATCTTAGAAGATCAAATCTCTTGTTAAATAGCCACAAGGACAAATGCGTCAAAATGCATGATGTTGTACGAGATCTTGCCATATCAATTGCAtccaaagaagaaaatggttttatgGTAAAGTTGGACAAAGGACTTAAAGATTGGCCACCGACGGATAGATCATATGACAGTTACACCGCAATTTCTCTTTTActtgaagaaatgaaagggcATCCTACTGAGTTGAAGTGTCCCAAACTTCAGCTTTTGCGACTATCATGTTTAAACCATTCAAAAACGTTCCCAGGCAATTTCTTTAATGGCATGAAGGAGCTGGAGATGTTGTCTATGAAAAAAGGTTGCTTCTCCTCAACATCTTTGCCACTATCAATCCAGATCCTCAAGAACCTTCGAATGCTGAATCTGCAAAGTTGTCGCTTAGGAGATGTGTCAGCAATTGGAACTCTTGGAAACCTAGAAATTCTTGGCTTTCCTGATTCAAATATTAAGGAGTTGCCGTTGGAAATAGGAAATCTTAGTCGATTAAAATTACTGGATATGAAGGGATGTGATTCTCTAAATAGAATTGCAGCTGGTGTATTATCTGGTTTATCTCAACTAGAAGAATTATACGTGGGAGAATTCACAAATTGGGGATGTACGACTAAGATGGAGGGAAATGGAGAAGTAACAAATAATAATGCAAGCCTTGCTGAACTAATTCATTATTCCAGTCAACTGGTGGTTTTAGAAATTAGTGTACCAAGTATCTTGTGCTTGCCAAAAAATTTGCACTTCATTAACTCCGATTTCAGATTTGATATAGAGATTGGTGATGTAGGGATTGGTGATATAGGGATTTTTGATATAAAGATTGTTGATATGCAAAATCGGAGAAAGGGGagatatttatttgaaaatacttTGTTATTCGAAATAGAGGATGCAAGTGATCTTGAGGAACACCAAACAATTCGTTCACTATTGAAGAAAGCTGTAGTTTTGGAGGTGACTAttgcaaaaaattcaaaacatatttgGTTTGAGAAAGAGCACAAAGGAATTTTACCATGCAGCTTGAAGGAACTAAGCATTTCTAGATGTGAAGATTTAGAATATCTACTCGAAGCCACATCGGATAGTTCTCCACCTAATACCTTCCATCTCCTGGAGTCACTATCATTATGTACCTTACCAAGGTTCACTGGCATATGTAATTCCACGGATTCAGTTGAG ATTACATTGACAACGCAAGATCAGAAGCAAAATGTGAGTGGGACTGAAAATCAAATGAAGATGTTGGCTCTGTTTCCACACAACTtgattgaaagtttgaaaaatctaCAACTACTTCATGCAGATCGATGTGATTTATTGGAAGTGATATTTGAACTTGAGGGACTAAATGCTGAAGAAAGCAATATCTTCAACAATTTGACAGAGTTGAAATTAAGTTCTTTACCGAAGTTGTTGCATATATGGAAGAAAGGCCCACGAGAAATTAAGGGATTCAATTACTTGAGACAGCTAGGAGTACGTGGATGTCATAGTTTGAAATGTTTATTCCCACCATCCATAGCAAAACTTCTTGTGAAATTAGAGGACATAACTGTACGTAATTGCAACGAAATGGAAGAAATCCTTGCAAAAGAATCGGGAGATGAAGAGAATAGAGATGTGATTGCATTTCCTCTAGTGAAGGTCCTCACTCTCCAGCatttaccaaagttggaatgttTTTACACCGAAAATAATCATGCTTTTGAATGGCCATCTCTGCATTTATTAAGCATAACTGGATGCCCCCAATTAAAAATGTTTGTTTCAACAAGTACAAAAACACCTAAGCTAAAGGGAGTGCTTATGGGACACGAAGCTTTTCAACCAATGATAGAAGGAGACATCAATGCCACCATACAGCACATTATAAAGGAAAAG GGGTTCAATGATCGATTTGATTTTTCTTCTAGATGGGTGAGAG ATTTATGA